The Coffea arabica cultivar ET-39 chromosome 1e, Coffea Arabica ET-39 HiFi, whole genome shotgun sequence genome has a window encoding:
- the LOC113691717 gene encoding beta-glucosidase 12-like: protein MLDDIDHSNYNNRLSPTYHVDKFNRSSFPPGFIFGAASAAYQVEGGWNADGKGPSIWDTFTHKYPEKIQDHSTGDVAADSYHRYKEDVELLKGMNMDAYRFSISWPRVLPSGKISGGVNEKGIEYYNNLINHLLANGIKPVVTLFHWDLPQALEDEYGGFLSDKIIHDFHGYANLCFEKFGDRVKQWITLNEPWSFSQGYDGGGSAPNRCSSWLNNSCVAGDSGTEPYLVMHHQLLAHAHAVRLYRTKYQDHQKGIIGIALVGPWFVPFSNSLADKHAALRAMDFQLGWNLDPLGFGKYPKSMRTLVKDRLPKFTEEQSDLVKGSFDFLGLNYYTANYAKDASGVKISNPRYSTDSQANSTIAMRHGKPIGQQAGSSWLRIYPKGIWRLLRYVRARYQDPIIYITENGVDDKDDPSVPLKEALKDSFRIRYYHDHLSFLHRAIRAGAKVKGFFGWAVIDNLEWGNGYTVRFGLNYVDFKNGTKRYPKLSAKWFQKFLQK from the exons ATGCTGGATGATATTGATCATAGTAATTATAACAACCGTTTGTCTCCAACTTATCATGTAGACAAGTTCAACCGCAGCAGTTTTCCGCCTGGATTTATATTTGGTGCAGCATCCGCAGCTTATCAG GTTGAAGGTGGATGGAATGCAGATGGAAAAGGCCCCAGTATTTGGGATACTTTCACCCATAAGTATCCAG AAAAAATTCAAGACCATAGTACTGGAGATGTGGCAGCGGACTCCTACCATCGTTATAAG GAAGATGTTGAGCTATTGAAGGGAATGAACATGGATGCTTATCGCTTCTCAATTTCATGGCCTAGAGTATTACCAA GTGGAAAAATTTCTGGAGGTGTGAATGAGAAAGGAATTGAGTACTACAACAATCTCATAAATCATCTTCTAGCCAATG GTATAAAGCCAGTTGTTACTCTTTTCCACTGGGATCTTCCTCAAGCATTGGAAGACGAATATGGAGGATTTTTGAGTGATAAAATTAT ACATGATTTCCATGGCTACGCAAACCTTTGCTTTGAGAAATTCGGTGATCGAGTAAAACAATGGATCACATTGAACGAGCCATGGTCATTTTCACAAGGCTATGATGGTGGGGGTTCTGCCCCAAATCGATGTTCTTCTTGGTTGAACAACAGCTGCGTCGCTGGAGATTCGGGCACTGAACCATATTTGGTGATGCACCACCAGCTTCTTGCACATGCTCATGCAGTAAGATTGTACAGGACAAAGTATCAG GATCATCAAAAAGGAATAATTGGAATTGCGCTTGTTGGTCCTTGGTTCGTTCCTTTCTCTAACTCATTGGCGGACAAACATGCTGCCCTTCGTGCCATGGACTTCCAACTTGGGTG GAATTTGGACCCGTTGGGCTTTGGTAAATATCCCAAATCAATGAGAACCCTTGTCAAGGATCGTCTTCCAAAATTCACCGAAGAGCAGTCCGACTTAGTAAAAGGGTCGTTCGACTTTCTTGGCTTGAACTACTATACTGCAAATTATGCCAAGGATGCAAGCGGCGTGAAGATCTCAAATCCTAGATACTCTACTGATTCTCAAGCTAATTCCACCATAG CTATGCGCCACGGGAAGCCAATAGGACAACAG GCTGGGTCAAGTTGGCTGCGCATTTATCCCAAAGGGATCTGGAGGCTCTTAAGATACGTAAGGGCTAGATATCAAGATCCAATAATCTACATAACAGAAAATG GTGTTGATGACAAGGACGATCCCAGTGTGCCACTAAAAGAAGCCCTTAAAGATTCATTCAGGATAAGATACTACCACGATcatctttctttccttcacaGAGCTATCCG GGCTGGTGCTAAAGTGAAAGGATTCTTTGGATGGGCAGTAATTGACAACCTTGAATGGGGTAATGGATACACTGTTCGCTTTGGCCTCAATTATGTAGATTTTAAAAATGGGACGAAAAGATACCCAAAACTCTCAGCAAAATGGTTCCAGAAGTTCCTTCAAAAGTAA